One region of Maylandia zebra isolate NMK-2024a linkage group LG10, Mzebra_GT3a, whole genome shotgun sequence genomic DNA includes:
- the LOC101474030 gene encoding flotillin-2a isoform X2, which translates to MGNCHTVGPNEALVVSGGCCGSDQKTYVVGGWAWGWWLVSDIQRMSLEVMTILCRCENIETSEGVPLDVTGVAQVKVMTEKELLGYACEQFLGKSVMEIKSVILQTLEGHLRAILGTLTVEQIYQDRDKFASLVREVAAPDVGRMGIEILSFTIKDVYDKVDYLSSLGKTQTAAVQRDADIGVAEAERDAGIREAECKKEMMDVKFVADTKMADSKRELEMQKASFNQEVNTKKAEAQLAYELQAAKEQQKIRLEEIEIEVVQRKKQIKIEEKEIERTEKELIATVKRPAEAEAYKMQQLAEGQKIKKVLTAQAEAEKIRCIGEAEAASIEAVGKAEAEKMKLKAEAYQQYGDAAKTALVLEALPKIAGKVAAPLSKTNEIVILSGEGSRVTGEVNRLLAELPVSVNALTGVDLTKIPLLQKMTTPQSQAAF; encoded by the exons ATGGGAAACTGTCATACCGTTGGACCAAACGAGGCCCTTGTGGTTTCAG GTGGCTGCTGTGGCTCAGATCAGAAGACTTATGTCGTGGGAGGCTGGGCATGGGGCTGGTGGCTCGTCTCTGACATCCAGAG AATGTCTCTGGAGGTTATGACCATCCTCTGTCGCTGTGAGAATATCGAAACCTCGGAGGGTGTACCCCTGGATGTGACAGGGGTGGCTCAG GTGAAGGTGATGACTGAAAAAGAACTGCTCGGTTATGCCTGCGAACAGTTCCTGGGAAAGTCAGTCATGGAGATCAAGAGTGTTATCCTGCAGACCCTAGAGGGTCACCTGCGTGCCATCCTTG GCACGCTAACTGTTGAGCAGATTTACCAAGACAGAGACAAATTTGCCTCCTTGGTACGAGAGGTGGCAGCACCTGATGTTGGCCGCATGGGTATCGAGATTCTCAGCTTCACCATCAAG GATGTATATGATAAAGTGGACTATCTGAGCTCGCTGGGTAAAACTCAGACAGCTGCAGTACAGAGGGATGCAGACATCGGAGTagcagaggcagagagagatgCTGGCATTAGG GAAGCTGAATGTAAGAAAGAAATGATGGATGTCAAGTTCGTCGCAGACACCAAAATGGCTGACTCCAAAAGAGAGCTGGAAATGCAGAAAGCTTCTTTCAATCAGGAAGTGAACACAAAG AAAGCTGAGGCGCAACTGGCATATGAGCTGCAGGCAGCTAAAGAGCAACAGAAGATCCGTCTGGAGGAGATAGAAATTGAGGTGGTGCAGAGGAAAAAACAGATCAAAATTGAGGAAAAGGAGATTGAACGCACTGAAAAGGAGCTCATCGCTACTGTGAAGAGACCTGCCGAGGCAGAAGCCTACAAGATGCAGCAGCTGGCTGAAGGCCAGAA GATAAAGAAGGTGCTGacagcacaggcagaggctgagAAGATCCGCTGTATTGGTGAGGCAGAGGCTGCCTCCATTGAAGCTGTGGGGAAGGCAGAAGCTGAGAAGATGAAGCTGAAAGCCGAAGCCTACCAGCAGTATGGCGATGCTGCCAAGACCGCCTTAGTCCTGGAGGCTCTACCCAAG ATTGCTGGTAAAGTGGCTGCACCTCTGTCCAAGACCAATGAGATTGTCATCCTGAGTGGAGAAGGCAGCCGTGTAACTGGTGAAGTGAACCGTCTATTAGCTGAACTCCCGGTCTCAGTCAATGCCCTCACTGGGGTGGATCTCACCAAG ATACCTCTGCTCCAGAAGATGACCACCCCACAGAGCCAAGCAGCCTTCTGA
- the LOC101474030 gene encoding flotillin-2a isoform X1: MGNCHTVGPNEALVVSGGCCGSDQKTYVVGGWAWGWWLVSDIQRITLEIMTLQPKCDDVETAEGVAITVTGVAQVKVMTEKELLGYACEQFLGKSVMEIKSVILQTLEGHLRAILGTLTVEQIYQDRDKFASLVREVAAPDVGRMGIEILSFTIKDVYDKVDYLSSLGKTQTAAVQRDADIGVAEAERDAGIREAECKKEMMDVKFVADTKMADSKRELEMQKASFNQEVNTKKAEAQLAYELQAAKEQQKIRLEEIEIEVVQRKKQIKIEEKEIERTEKELIATVKRPAEAEAYKMQQLAEGQKIKKVLTAQAEAEKIRCIGEAEAASIEAVGKAEAEKMKLKAEAYQQYGDAAKTALVLEALPKIAGKVAAPLSKTNEIVILSGEGSRVTGEVNRLLAELPVSVNALTGVDLTKIPLLQKMTTPQSQAAF, translated from the exons ATGGGAAACTGTCATACCGTTGGACCAAACGAGGCCCTTGTGGTTTCAG GTGGCTGCTGTGGCTCAGATCAGAAGACTTATGTCGTGGGAGGCTGGGCATGGGGCTGGTGGCTCGTCTCTGACATCCAGAG GATAACGCTTGAGATTATGACCCTGCAGCCCAAGTGTGATGATGTAGAGACAGCGGAGGGTGTAGCTATTACTGTCACTGGGGTGGCTCAG GTGAAGGTGATGACTGAAAAAGAACTGCTCGGTTATGCCTGCGAACAGTTCCTGGGAAAGTCAGTCATGGAGATCAAGAGTGTTATCCTGCAGACCCTAGAGGGTCACCTGCGTGCCATCCTTG GCACGCTAACTGTTGAGCAGATTTACCAAGACAGAGACAAATTTGCCTCCTTGGTACGAGAGGTGGCAGCACCTGATGTTGGCCGCATGGGTATCGAGATTCTCAGCTTCACCATCAAG GATGTATATGATAAAGTGGACTATCTGAGCTCGCTGGGTAAAACTCAGACAGCTGCAGTACAGAGGGATGCAGACATCGGAGTagcagaggcagagagagatgCTGGCATTAGG GAAGCTGAATGTAAGAAAGAAATGATGGATGTCAAGTTCGTCGCAGACACCAAAATGGCTGACTCCAAAAGAGAGCTGGAAATGCAGAAAGCTTCTTTCAATCAGGAAGTGAACACAAAG AAAGCTGAGGCGCAACTGGCATATGAGCTGCAGGCAGCTAAAGAGCAACAGAAGATCCGTCTGGAGGAGATAGAAATTGAGGTGGTGCAGAGGAAAAAACAGATCAAAATTGAGGAAAAGGAGATTGAACGCACTGAAAAGGAGCTCATCGCTACTGTGAAGAGACCTGCCGAGGCAGAAGCCTACAAGATGCAGCAGCTGGCTGAAGGCCAGAA GATAAAGAAGGTGCTGacagcacaggcagaggctgagAAGATCCGCTGTATTGGTGAGGCAGAGGCTGCCTCCATTGAAGCTGTGGGGAAGGCAGAAGCTGAGAAGATGAAGCTGAAAGCCGAAGCCTACCAGCAGTATGGCGATGCTGCCAAGACCGCCTTAGTCCTGGAGGCTCTACCCAAG ATTGCTGGTAAAGTGGCTGCACCTCTGTCCAAGACCAATGAGATTGTCATCCTGAGTGGAGAAGGCAGCCGTGTAACTGGTGAAGTGAACCGTCTATTAGCTGAACTCCCGGTCTCAGTCAATGCCCTCACTGGGGTGGATCTCACCAAG ATACCTCTGCTCCAGAAGATGACCACCCCACAGAGCCAAGCAGCCTTCTGA
- the LOC101474030 gene encoding flotillin-2a isoform X3, whose protein sequence is MTLQPKCDDVETAEGVAITVTGVAQVKVMTEKELLGYACEQFLGKSVMEIKSVILQTLEGHLRAILGTLTVEQIYQDRDKFASLVREVAAPDVGRMGIEILSFTIKDVYDKVDYLSSLGKTQTAAVQRDADIGVAEAERDAGIREAECKKEMMDVKFVADTKMADSKRELEMQKASFNQEVNTKKAEAQLAYELQAAKEQQKIRLEEIEIEVVQRKKQIKIEEKEIERTEKELIATVKRPAEAEAYKMQQLAEGQKIKKVLTAQAEAEKIRCIGEAEAASIEAVGKAEAEKMKLKAEAYQQYGDAAKTALVLEALPKIAGKVAAPLSKTNEIVILSGEGSRVTGEVNRLLAELPVSVNALTGVDLTKIPLLQKMTTPQSQAAF, encoded by the exons ATGACCCTGCAGCCCAAGTGTGATGATGTAGAGACAGCGGAGGGTGTAGCTATTACTGTCACTGGGGTGGCTCAG GTGAAGGTGATGACTGAAAAAGAACTGCTCGGTTATGCCTGCGAACAGTTCCTGGGAAAGTCAGTCATGGAGATCAAGAGTGTTATCCTGCAGACCCTAGAGGGTCACCTGCGTGCCATCCTTG GCACGCTAACTGTTGAGCAGATTTACCAAGACAGAGACAAATTTGCCTCCTTGGTACGAGAGGTGGCAGCACCTGATGTTGGCCGCATGGGTATCGAGATTCTCAGCTTCACCATCAAG GATGTATATGATAAAGTGGACTATCTGAGCTCGCTGGGTAAAACTCAGACAGCTGCAGTACAGAGGGATGCAGACATCGGAGTagcagaggcagagagagatgCTGGCATTAGG GAAGCTGAATGTAAGAAAGAAATGATGGATGTCAAGTTCGTCGCAGACACCAAAATGGCTGACTCCAAAAGAGAGCTGGAAATGCAGAAAGCTTCTTTCAATCAGGAAGTGAACACAAAG AAAGCTGAGGCGCAACTGGCATATGAGCTGCAGGCAGCTAAAGAGCAACAGAAGATCCGTCTGGAGGAGATAGAAATTGAGGTGGTGCAGAGGAAAAAACAGATCAAAATTGAGGAAAAGGAGATTGAACGCACTGAAAAGGAGCTCATCGCTACTGTGAAGAGACCTGCCGAGGCAGAAGCCTACAAGATGCAGCAGCTGGCTGAAGGCCAGAA GATAAAGAAGGTGCTGacagcacaggcagaggctgagAAGATCCGCTGTATTGGTGAGGCAGAGGCTGCCTCCATTGAAGCTGTGGGGAAGGCAGAAGCTGAGAAGATGAAGCTGAAAGCCGAAGCCTACCAGCAGTATGGCGATGCTGCCAAGACCGCCTTAGTCCTGGAGGCTCTACCCAAG ATTGCTGGTAAAGTGGCTGCACCTCTGTCCAAGACCAATGAGATTGTCATCCTGAGTGGAGAAGGCAGCCGTGTAACTGGTGAAGTGAACCGTCTATTAGCTGAACTCCCGGTCTCAGTCAATGCCCTCACTGGGGTGGATCTCACCAAG ATACCTCTGCTCCAGAAGATGACCACCCCACAGAGCCAAGCAGCCTTCTGA
- the LOC101474030 gene encoding flotillin-2a isoform X4: MTEKELLGYACEQFLGKSVMEIKSVILQTLEGHLRAILGTLTVEQIYQDRDKFASLVREVAAPDVGRMGIEILSFTIKDVYDKVDYLSSLGKTQTAAVQRDADIGVAEAERDAGIREAECKKEMMDVKFVADTKMADSKRELEMQKASFNQEVNTKKAEAQLAYELQAAKEQQKIRLEEIEIEVVQRKKQIKIEEKEIERTEKELIATVKRPAEAEAYKMQQLAEGQKIKKVLTAQAEAEKIRCIGEAEAASIEAVGKAEAEKMKLKAEAYQQYGDAAKTALVLEALPKIAGKVAAPLSKTNEIVILSGEGSRVTGEVNRLLAELPVSVNALTGVDLTKIPLLQKMTTPQSQAAF, from the exons ATGACTGAAAAAGAACTGCTCGGTTATGCCTGCGAACAGTTCCTGGGAAAGTCAGTCATGGAGATCAAGAGTGTTATCCTGCAGACCCTAGAGGGTCACCTGCGTGCCATCCTTG GCACGCTAACTGTTGAGCAGATTTACCAAGACAGAGACAAATTTGCCTCCTTGGTACGAGAGGTGGCAGCACCTGATGTTGGCCGCATGGGTATCGAGATTCTCAGCTTCACCATCAAG GATGTATATGATAAAGTGGACTATCTGAGCTCGCTGGGTAAAACTCAGACAGCTGCAGTACAGAGGGATGCAGACATCGGAGTagcagaggcagagagagatgCTGGCATTAGG GAAGCTGAATGTAAGAAAGAAATGATGGATGTCAAGTTCGTCGCAGACACCAAAATGGCTGACTCCAAAAGAGAGCTGGAAATGCAGAAAGCTTCTTTCAATCAGGAAGTGAACACAAAG AAAGCTGAGGCGCAACTGGCATATGAGCTGCAGGCAGCTAAAGAGCAACAGAAGATCCGTCTGGAGGAGATAGAAATTGAGGTGGTGCAGAGGAAAAAACAGATCAAAATTGAGGAAAAGGAGATTGAACGCACTGAAAAGGAGCTCATCGCTACTGTGAAGAGACCTGCCGAGGCAGAAGCCTACAAGATGCAGCAGCTGGCTGAAGGCCAGAA GATAAAGAAGGTGCTGacagcacaggcagaggctgagAAGATCCGCTGTATTGGTGAGGCAGAGGCTGCCTCCATTGAAGCTGTGGGGAAGGCAGAAGCTGAGAAGATGAAGCTGAAAGCCGAAGCCTACCAGCAGTATGGCGATGCTGCCAAGACCGCCTTAGTCCTGGAGGCTCTACCCAAG ATTGCTGGTAAAGTGGCTGCACCTCTGTCCAAGACCAATGAGATTGTCATCCTGAGTGGAGAAGGCAGCCGTGTAACTGGTGAAGTGAACCGTCTATTAGCTGAACTCCCGGTCTCAGTCAATGCCCTCACTGGGGTGGATCTCACCAAG ATACCTCTGCTCCAGAAGATGACCACCCCACAGAGCCAAGCAGCCTTCTGA